Proteins co-encoded in one Euleptes europaea isolate rEulEur1 chromosome 1, rEulEur1.hap1, whole genome shotgun sequence genomic window:
- the LOC130492275 gene encoding zinc finger protein OZF-like — MEEEDPEGSGTGKTARKDPHPTQAGSGVEFWERAVPKVQYQDTVISNVHRQRFRCFHYQEADGPREMWGPPLKMEANSCEPERVLSEEEQGAQAPERAQEAGSHGHLRNHRGEKPFECSVCGKKFSHRGNFRKHQRTHTGEKPFECLECGKKFSQSSNLQKHERTHTGEKPFECSECGKKFSLNSSLQKHQRTHTGEKPFECSECGKKFSQRCHLQEHQRIHTGEKPFECSECGKKFSRSRILQEHLRTHTGEKPFECLECGKKFSQSGHLQQHQRTHTGEKPFECSECGKKFSRSDALQQHQRTHTGMKPFECLECGKKFSQKCGKKFSLNSSLQNHQRTYSGEKPFECSECGKKFSQSGHLQDHQRIHTGEKPFECSECGKKFGRNSILQEHLRTHTGEKPFECSECGKKFTL; from the exons atggaaGAGGAGGACCCAGAAGGATCCGGAACTGGCAAGACAGCGAGGAAAGACCCCCATCCCACCCAGGCTGGGAGTGgtgttgaattctgggaaagagctgtgcccaAAGTCCAGTATCAGGACACTGTGATCTCCAATGTTCATCGCCAACGCTTCCGGTGTTTCCACTACCAGGAGGCTGATGGGCCCCGAGaa ATGTGGGGACCCCCCCTGAAGATGGAAGCCAACTCCTGTGAGCCAGAGCGAGTTCTGTCGGAGGAAGAGCAGGGGGCACAGGCCCCGGAGCGTGCTCAGGAGGCTGGCTCACATG GGCATTTAAGAAACCACcgaggggagaaaccttttgagtgtTCAgtctgtggaaagaaattcagtcaccGTGGCAATTTTagaaagcatcaaagaacccacaccggggagaaaccttttgaatgcttggagtgtggaaagaaattcagtcagagtagcaatcttcaaaagcatgaaagaacccacactggggagaaaccttttgaatgctcagagtgtggaaagaagttCAGTTTGAACtccagtcttcaaaagcatcaaagaacccacactggggagaaaccttttgaatgctctgagtgtggaaagaaattcagtcagcgTTGCCATCTTCAagaacatcaaagaatccacactggggagaaaccttttgaatgctcagagtgtggaaagaaattcagtcggaGTCGCattcttcaagagcatctaagaacgcacactggagaaaaaccttttgaatgcttggagtgtggaaagaaattcagtcagagtggtcatcttcaacagcatcaaagaacccacactggagagaaaccttttgaatgctcagagtgtggaaagaaattcagtcggaGTGACGCTCTtcagcagcatcaaagaacccacactgggatgaaaccttttgaatgcttggagtgtggaaagaaattcagtcaga agtgtggaaagaagttCAGTTTGAACTCCAGTCTTCAAAACCATCAAAGAACCtactctggggagaaaccttttgaatgctcagagtgtggaaagaaatttagtcagagtggccatcttcaagatcatcaaagaatccacactggggagaaaccttttgaatgctcagaatgtggaaagaaatttgGTCGGAATTCCATTCTTCaggagcatctaagaacccacactggagagaaaccttttgaatgctcagagtgtggaaagaaattca